A window of the Maniola hyperantus chromosome 16, iAphHyp1.2, whole genome shotgun sequence genome harbors these coding sequences:
- the LOC117989324 gene encoding uncharacterized protein isoform X1, translating to MYMSGFFIFSPELSARMTPQEERENSRGVEIADTFEDDMFGPPRTEPAARPKLSMISARLRANEERKRVIEICSQKLENIEDPARDLRRSVCINNTYCRLSEEARREKEARRRRAREECDDSWIGKKARRAVEDECLALLDAIPELGDANLGCAQLARQMQDGSRQDALLPAGLLTVLDS from the exons ATGTACATGTctggattttttattttctctcCTGAACTATCGGCGAG AATGACTCCGCAAGAGGAGCGAGAGAATTCTCGCGGAGTCGAGATCGCGGACACGTTTGAGGACGACATGTTCGGGCCGCCTCGCACCGAGCCCGCCGCCAGGCCCAAGCTCTCCATGATTTCCGCCCGCCTCCGCGCCAACGAGGAGCGCAAGCGAGTCATCGAGATCTGCTCACAGAAGTTGGAGAACATCGAGGATCCCGCCAGAGACCTGCGCAGGTCCGTGTGCATAAATAACACCTACTGCCGCCTCAGTGAGGAAGCGCGTAGAGAAAAGGAGGCCAGAAGACGAAGGGCGAGGGAGGAGTGCGACGACTCGTGGATAGGGAAAAAGGCGCGCCGCGCGGTCGAGGACGAGTGTCTGGCGCTACTGGACGCGATACCAGAGCTGGGGGATGCCAACCTGGGGTGTGCGCAGCTCGCGCGGCAGATGCAGGACGGTTCCCGACAGGACGCGCTGCTGCCCGCCGGCCTGCTCACCGTGCTGGACTCATGA
- the LOC117989324 gene encoding uncharacterized protein isoform X2, translating into MTPQEERENSRGVEIADTFEDDMFGPPRTEPAARPKLSMISARLRANEERKRVIEICSQKLENIEDPARDLRRSVCINNTYCRLSEEARREKEARRRRAREECDDSWIGKKARRAVEDECLALLDAIPELGDANLGCAQLARQMQDGSRQDALLPAGLLTVLDS; encoded by the coding sequence ATGACTCCGCAAGAGGAGCGAGAGAATTCTCGCGGAGTCGAGATCGCGGACACGTTTGAGGACGACATGTTCGGGCCGCCTCGCACCGAGCCCGCCGCCAGGCCCAAGCTCTCCATGATTTCCGCCCGCCTCCGCGCCAACGAGGAGCGCAAGCGAGTCATCGAGATCTGCTCACAGAAGTTGGAGAACATCGAGGATCCCGCCAGAGACCTGCGCAGGTCCGTGTGCATAAATAACACCTACTGCCGCCTCAGTGAGGAAGCGCGTAGAGAAAAGGAGGCCAGAAGACGAAGGGCGAGGGAGGAGTGCGACGACTCGTGGATAGGGAAAAAGGCGCGCCGCGCGGTCGAGGACGAGTGTCTGGCGCTACTGGACGCGATACCAGAGCTGGGGGATGCCAACCTGGGGTGTGCGCAGCTCGCGCGGCAGATGCAGGACGGTTCCCGACAGGACGCGCTGCTGCCCGCCGGCCTGCTCACCGTGCTGGACTCATGA